Proteins from one Macrobrachium rosenbergii isolate ZJJX-2024 chromosome 14, ASM4041242v1, whole genome shotgun sequence genomic window:
- the tank gene encoding etoposide-induced protein 2.4 homolog isoform X1, which yields MDFVKTVLHGFGHGLVNSLAGFYLIFSYDAEVQEKPRSASQETNLAKRRAAQQAEKKQKQPNQEDPRVTHRVFQCCVLNGIVFGLSLFLFNYVFQPVLKHCLSFFMGERAGAIWVYVQPTMSYLFELIWVIPLFLLSKVINVFWFQDIADSAYRQRQGRPQGISNFSKYLSDMFISIVIEFFFLIQASLMRMLPLMGINIMISCVHLCLLNSLYAFEYRWYNMGFELYKRLSFIEENWPYFLGFGMPLTFITMYTPSLYVSGCLFAVLFPVFIISANEADPVVNPTGCSLQLFSLVVWLSNKIIQSLVTKSTPQTPSKNYPTHLHSSSNRISR from the exons ATGGACTTCGTGAAG ACAGTTCTACATGGATTTGGACATGGGTTGGTCAACAGCTTAGCTGGGTTTTATTTGATCTTCAGTTATGATGCAGAAGTTCAAGAAAAACCGCGATCAGCCTCACAAGAAACTAATCTGGCAAAGCGCCGAGCAGCTCAACAGGCAGAAAAGAAGCAGAAACAACCTAATCAAGA ggaccCTAGAGTGACGCATCGAGTTTTTCAGTGCTGTGTACTTAATGGAATTGTGTTTGGGCTCAGCTTATTTCTGTTTAACTATGTATTCCAGCCTGTGTTAAAACATTGCTTAAGTTTTTTCATGGGAGAGAGAGCAGGAGCAATATGGGTTTACGTCCAGCCAACGATGTCCTATTTATTTGAACTGATTTGGGTCATTCCACTTTTTCTTCTCTCAAAAGTAATCAATGTCTTTTGGTTTCAG GATATTGCTGACAGTGCATATCGACAGCGCCAAGGGAGACCTCAAGGCATCAGTAATTTCAGCAAATACTTATCTGATATGTTTATATCAATTGTAATCGAGTTCTTCTTTCTTATTCag gcCAGCTTAATGAGAATGCTACCTCTCATGGGAATTAATATTATGATCAGTTGCGTCCATTTATGTCTCCTGAACTCGCTTTATGCTTTTGAGTATAGATGGTACAACATGGGGTTCGAATTGTACAAAAGATTGAG CTTCATTGAAGAGAACTGGCCCTACTTCCTAGGTTTTGGAATGCCATTGACATTCATCACGATGTACACACCATCTCTGTATGTCAG tgGATGTCTCTTTGCTGTACTCTTCCCTGTATTTATCATCAGTGCAAATGAAGCTGATCCTGTAGTTAATCCTAC tgGCTGTTCACTGCAGTTGTTTTCTTTGGTTGTATGGCTGTCAAATAAAATCATCCAAAGTCTAGTCACAAAGAGCACACCGCAAACACCCAGCAAAAATTATCCAACTCATCTTCACTCAAGCAGTAATCGTATCAGCAGATAA
- the tank gene encoding etoposide-induced protein 2.4 homolog isoform X2, translating to MWKTVLHGFGHGLVNSLAGFYLIFSYDAEVQEKPRSASQETNLAKRRAAQQAEKKQKQPNQEDPRVTHRVFQCCVLNGIVFGLSLFLFNYVFQPVLKHCLSFFMGERAGAIWVYVQPTMSYLFELIWVIPLFLLSKVINVFWFQDIADSAYRQRQGRPQGISNFSKYLSDMFISIVIEFFFLIQASLMRMLPLMGINIMISCVHLCLLNSLYAFEYRWYNMGFELYKRLSFIEENWPYFLGFGMPLTFITMYTPSLYVSGCLFAVLFPVFIISANEADPVVNPTGCSLQLFSLVVWLSNKIIQSLVTKSTPQTPSKNYPTHLHSSSNRISR from the exons ACAGTTCTACATGGATTTGGACATGGGTTGGTCAACAGCTTAGCTGGGTTTTATTTGATCTTCAGTTATGATGCAGAAGTTCAAGAAAAACCGCGATCAGCCTCACAAGAAACTAATCTGGCAAAGCGCCGAGCAGCTCAACAGGCAGAAAAGAAGCAGAAACAACCTAATCAAGA ggaccCTAGAGTGACGCATCGAGTTTTTCAGTGCTGTGTACTTAATGGAATTGTGTTTGGGCTCAGCTTATTTCTGTTTAACTATGTATTCCAGCCTGTGTTAAAACATTGCTTAAGTTTTTTCATGGGAGAGAGAGCAGGAGCAATATGGGTTTACGTCCAGCCAACGATGTCCTATTTATTTGAACTGATTTGGGTCATTCCACTTTTTCTTCTCTCAAAAGTAATCAATGTCTTTTGGTTTCAG GATATTGCTGACAGTGCATATCGACAGCGCCAAGGGAGACCTCAAGGCATCAGTAATTTCAGCAAATACTTATCTGATATGTTTATATCAATTGTAATCGAGTTCTTCTTTCTTATTCag gcCAGCTTAATGAGAATGCTACCTCTCATGGGAATTAATATTATGATCAGTTGCGTCCATTTATGTCTCCTGAACTCGCTTTATGCTTTTGAGTATAGATGGTACAACATGGGGTTCGAATTGTACAAAAGATTGAG CTTCATTGAAGAGAACTGGCCCTACTTCCTAGGTTTTGGAATGCCATTGACATTCATCACGATGTACACACCATCTCTGTATGTCAG tgGATGTCTCTTTGCTGTACTCTTCCCTGTATTTATCATCAGTGCAAATGAAGCTGATCCTGTAGTTAATCCTAC tgGCTGTTCACTGCAGTTGTTTTCTTTGGTTGTATGGCTGTCAAATAAAATCATCCAAAGTCTAGTCACAAAGAGCACACCGCAAACACCCAGCAAAAATTATCCAACTCATCTTCACTCAAGCAGTAATCGTATCAGCAGATAA